The sequence GGTACTGCGGGAAGCCGGTCAGCACCCGCACGTCGTAGCCGCGCCGGGCCAGCCACCTGGCCAGCGGCAGCCCGCGCAGCGCCCCCGGCTCGGGGTCGAAGGTGATGGTCACGAACACCACGCGCGGGGCGCGCCCGCTCTCACTCCGCGGCAAGCGCCACCTCCGCCCGCGAGCCCGCCGCGTGGCCGGCCGCCGCGCGCGGCGGGGTCACGGCGTACTCGTTCAGCCACAGGTCCAGCATCAGCAGGCCGAACACCTCGCGCGAGAACTTGGTCTCGGCGTGGAAGCTCATGCTCTTCAGGTCGTACAGGTCGCGGAAGCGCGAGTTGGAGATCTGCTCGCGGATGAATCCCGCCGAATG comes from Longimicrobium sp. and encodes:
- a CDS encoding asparagine synthase-related protein; the encoded protein is LVRHVQKLDPRAMLGNGDLKPVLRRLAGGTLPRSVIHRTDKMGFTTPIGTFVNHSAGFIREQISNSRFRDLYDLKSMSFHAETKFSREVFGLLMLDLWLNEYAVTPPRAAAGHAAGSRAEVALAAE